A genomic stretch from Haloferax sp. Atlit-12N includes:
- a CDS encoding redoxin domain-containing protein produces MTGLSVGTTAPEVTQTLVAPDGDVSERSLSDLVADKPVLLCFYTADFSPDCTEEWCALRDFDWFTSGNAVRVVGSSKSGVGMHRRFIDRYDLLFPLYADTDLELAAAFDVVYRTFGVSKRSRRSCFLIDENLTVRYRWLGDHWLDPTRDVPPLTEVYEGVTEALDLDEPETFGF; encoded by the coding sequence ATGACCGGACTTTCCGTCGGGACGACGGCACCCGAGGTGACGCAGACGCTCGTCGCGCCCGACGGGGACGTGAGCGAACGCAGCCTCTCGGACCTCGTCGCCGACAAGCCCGTCCTCCTCTGTTTCTACACCGCCGACTTCAGCCCCGACTGCACCGAAGAGTGGTGCGCGCTCCGCGACTTCGACTGGTTCACGAGCGGGAACGCGGTCCGCGTCGTCGGGTCGAGCAAGTCGGGCGTCGGGATGCACCGCCGCTTTATCGACCGGTACGACCTGCTGTTCCCGCTGTACGCCGATACCGACCTCGAACTCGCCGCGGCGTTCGACGTCGTCTACCGGACCTTCGGCGTCTCGAAGCGCTCGCGGCGCTCGTGTTTCCTCATCGACGAGAACCTGACCGTCCGCTACCGCTGGCTGGGCGACCACTGGCTCGACCCCACCCGCGACGTGCCGCCCCTGACGGAGGTCTACGAGGGCGTCACAGAAGCCCTCGACCTCGACGAACCGGAGACGTTCGGCTTCTGA
- a CDS encoding serine/threonine-protein kinase RIO2, with the protein MVRNVAGVMAELEPEDFYLLSGVEQGMRFSEWVNREKLPKNSGLTAEEVDYRIDRCMTRELIERKTIQYEGYKLTVEGYDALALRTFAQRDTIQGFGAPLGVGKESDVFEVQSFKPLALKFHREGYTNFREVRRERDYTSENHHVSWLYTARKAAEREYEALETLFPQVSVPRPVDHNRHAIIMAKLDGVELAKAKLESEQVTGVLDLILSEMADAYEAGYVHADMSEYNVAVGERGITVFDWPQAVPTDHDNARELLARDAKNIVGYFRRKYPAEMPDEVDIDALAAAIAENEFESVTTHA; encoded by the coding sequence ATGGTACGGAACGTCGCCGGCGTCATGGCCGAACTCGAGCCCGAGGACTTCTACCTCCTCTCGGGCGTCGAGCAGGGCATGCGCTTCAGCGAGTGGGTCAACCGAGAGAAGCTCCCGAAGAACTCGGGGCTGACCGCCGAGGAGGTCGACTACCGCATCGACCGCTGTATGACCCGCGAGCTCATCGAGCGCAAGACCATCCAGTACGAGGGGTACAAGCTCACGGTCGAGGGGTACGACGCGCTCGCCCTCCGGACGTTCGCCCAGCGAGACACCATCCAAGGGTTCGGCGCACCCCTCGGCGTCGGCAAGGAAAGCGACGTGTTCGAGGTGCAGTCGTTCAAGCCACTCGCGCTCAAGTTCCACCGCGAGGGGTACACCAACTTCCGCGAGGTGCGCCGCGAGCGCGACTACACCTCCGAGAACCACCACGTCTCGTGGCTCTACACCGCCCGCAAGGCGGCCGAACGCGAGTACGAGGCGCTCGAAACCCTCTTTCCGCAGGTGTCGGTGCCGCGCCCGGTCGACCACAACCGCCACGCCATCATCATGGCGAAACTCGACGGCGTCGAACTCGCCAAGGCGAAACTCGAATCCGAACAGGTCACGGGCGTCCTCGACCTGATTCTCTCCGAGATGGCCGACGCCTACGAGGCCGGCTACGTCCACGCCGACATGTCCGAGTACAACGTCGCGGTCGGCGAGCGCGGCATCACAGTGTTCGACTGGCCGCAGGCCGTCCCGACCGACCACGACAACGCCCGCGAACTCCTCGCGCGCGACGCGAAGAACATCGTCGGCTACTTCCGCCGCAAGTACCCCGCCGAGATGCCCGACGAGGTTGACATCGACGCGCTGGCGGCCGCCATCGCCGAAAACGAGTTCGAGAGCGTCACCACCCACGCCTGA
- a CDS encoding biotin/lipoate A/B protein ligase family protein, producing the protein MDDSQGSIADREWRVIREEVRPGPMQMALDEVAGETAAAGGPRTVRVYSWEPSCLSLGYGQDPETVDWDYCDREGIDVTRRQTGGGGIYHDRHGDVAYSIAAPKSELPGDLMDCYHLLCEPILDAIRAVGVDVDFVDDDVPVIWHPACYLRALHPAHDMVAAGRKVAGNAQYRRRDGVVQHGSLTYSVDAETHLGVFDGHDVTPEAFRERVVGIDELADASREEFVAALTESLSGFVDADEGSWTDDELDRARAKVDEKYRADDWVRRRPGSR; encoded by the coding sequence ATGGACGATTCGCAGGGATCGATTGCCGACCGCGAGTGGCGGGTGATTCGCGAGGAGGTCCGACCGGGACCGATGCAGATGGCGCTCGACGAGGTCGCGGGCGAGACGGCCGCCGCGGGCGGCCCCCGGACCGTTCGGGTCTACTCGTGGGAGCCGAGTTGCCTCTCGCTGGGCTACGGACAGGACCCCGAGACAGTCGATTGGGACTACTGCGACCGCGAGGGAATCGACGTGACCCGCCGACAGACGGGGGGCGGCGGCATCTACCACGACCGCCACGGCGACGTGGCCTACTCCATCGCCGCGCCGAAATCGGAGCTGCCGGGCGACCTCATGGACTGCTACCACCTGCTGTGCGAGCCGATTCTCGATGCGATTCGCGCGGTTGGTGTGGACGTGGACTTCGTCGACGACGACGTGCCCGTCATCTGGCACCCCGCCTGCTACCTGCGGGCGCTCCACCCCGCTCACGACATGGTCGCCGCGGGCCGGAAAGTCGCGGGCAACGCCCAGTACCGCCGCCGCGACGGCGTCGTCCAGCACGGGTCGCTCACCTACTCGGTGGACGCCGAGACCCACCTCGGCGTCTTCGACGGTCACGACGTGACGCCCGAGGCGTTCCGCGAGCGCGTCGTCGGTATCGACGAACTCGCAGACGCCTCCCGCGAGGAGTTCGTCGCGGCGCTGACCGAGTCGCTCTCGGGATTCGTCGACGCCGACGAGGGGTCGTGGACCGACGACGAACTCGACCGGGCGCGCGCGAAGGTCGACGAGAAGTACCGCGCGGACGACTGGGTGCGCCGCCGTCCGGGGTCGCGGTGA
- a CDS encoding VOC family protein, which produces MKFNRVALAATDPISLCEFYVETLGFAPVTGSQRSATAGETTLWFELGDTDPGHLAFTVSAAVDSVVAWLDDHASVDVLDTDEGPSVRFDFLGCDSVYFEDPEGNVIEYVCYDGDAAGEFDPATDLRGATEVGMAVPDVESFVASLTEALGIEPLESFEGGDLVFVGDRDARFVVSPVGRPWYPTDSEATVGPVSAQCDADGVFDPEGLPYRVNVE; this is translated from the coding sequence ATGAAGTTCAACCGCGTCGCCCTCGCCGCGACCGACCCCATCTCGCTGTGTGAGTTCTACGTCGAGACGCTCGGGTTCGCGCCGGTTACCGGGTCACAACGCTCGGCGACCGCCGGGGAGACGACCCTGTGGTTCGAACTCGGCGACACCGACCCCGGCCACCTCGCCTTTACCGTCTCCGCCGCGGTCGACTCCGTGGTCGCGTGGCTGGACGACCACGCGAGCGTTGACGTACTCGACACCGACGAGGGGCCGAGCGTCCGGTTCGACTTCCTCGGCTGCGACTCAGTCTACTTCGAGGACCCCGAGGGCAACGTCATCGAGTACGTCTGCTACGACGGCGACGCCGCGGGCGAGTTCGACCCGGCGACGGACCTCCGCGGCGCGACCGAGGTCGGGATGGCTGTCCCCGACGTGGAGTCGTTCGTGGCGTCGCTGACCGAGGCGCTCGGCATCGAGCCGCTGGAGTCGTTCGAGGGCGGCGACCTCGTGTTCGTCGGCGACCGAGACGCCCGCTTCGTCGTCTCGCCGGTCGGCCGCCCGTGGTATCCGACCGACAGCGAGGCGACCGTCGGTCCGGTGTCGGCGCAGTGCGACGCCGACGGCGTCTTCGACCCCGAGGGGCTTCCGTACCGCGTCAACGTTGAGTGA
- a CDS encoding sensor histidine kinase KdpD, with product MNVSRLVSAGSLSLTGVALFAIVSNSVPSVAADLAGLVAAGFGLLISVLFVAVGPVVYRSDLKTTHIARVAGWNLLGVVVTVFVLALIGSYQQAAGGMVSEPLFSAAVVVGVSAVAHVLIGLNDVRRIRTRELSEQYKRSAVINRLVRHNLRHTAQLLLGWGDQLATDGGDDETVHIGERLKATGDDLGTMSDQVKTVTQLVDSEPEGETVDLRALLEPLVDDHSADNPEATITVSGDGPVTVVGGTKLKIAFREIVDNALEYAGPAPTIELGYERVGGEVVVRIADDGPGIPDHQRELIEQNVEESDLAHGNGLGLWLSKWIVEAYGGELRLPPTDDGEGAVVEFHLETA from the coding sequence GTGAACGTCTCTCGTCTCGTTAGTGCGGGGTCTCTCAGTCTCACCGGAGTGGCCCTGTTCGCCATCGTCTCAAACAGCGTCCCCTCGGTCGCGGCCGACCTCGCCGGCCTCGTCGCCGCGGGGTTCGGTCTGCTCATCTCGGTGCTCTTCGTCGCCGTCGGCCCCGTCGTCTACCGAAGCGACCTCAAGACCACCCACATCGCCCGCGTCGCCGGCTGGAACCTCCTCGGCGTCGTCGTCACCGTGTTCGTCCTCGCGCTCATCGGAAGCTACCAGCAGGCCGCGGGCGGGATGGTCAGCGAGCCGCTTTTCAGTGCGGCCGTGGTCGTCGGCGTGAGCGCCGTCGCACACGTCCTCATCGGCCTCAACGACGTGCGCCGGATTCGGACCCGCGAGCTATCGGAGCAGTACAAGCGGTCGGCGGTCATCAACCGACTCGTCCGCCACAACCTCCGGCACACCGCGCAGTTGCTCCTCGGCTGGGGCGACCAACTCGCCACCGACGGCGGCGACGACGAGACCGTCCACATCGGCGAGCGCCTGAAAGCGACCGGCGACGACCTCGGCACGATGAGCGACCAGGTCAAGACTGTCACCCAACTCGTCGACAGCGAACCCGAAGGCGAGACGGTCGACCTCCGCGCGCTCCTCGAACCGCTCGTCGACGACCACTCGGCGGACAACCCGGAGGCGACCATCACCGTCAGCGGCGACGGTCCAGTGACGGTCGTCGGCGGGACGAAGCTGAAAATCGCGTTCCGCGAAATCGTCGACAACGCCCTCGAATACGCCGGCCCCGCCCCCACAATCGAACTCGGGTACGAGCGCGTCGGCGGCGAGGTCGTCGTGCGAATCGCGGACGACGGGCCCGGCATCCCCGACCACCAGCGCGAACTCATCGAGCAGAACGTCGAAGAGAGCGACCTCGCCCACGGCAACGGCCTTGGCCTCTGGCTCTCGAAGTGGATTGTCGAGGCCTATGGCGGCGAACTCCGCCTTCCCCCGACCGACGACGGCGAGGGCGCGGTCGTCGAGTTCCACCTCGAGACGGCCTGA